One Williamsia phyllosphaerae genomic window, TGCCGGTGTGCGTCGTACTCACCTTCACCGATGAACTGATCCGTCGACAGGGCGGTGTCGACGTCGACGCGTTCGCCCGTGCCGTGGGTGTTCCGGTGGTCGCCGTCGTCGGTGGGCGTCGACGCGAGATCGGCGCGTTGCGCGACCTGCTCCCCCACCCCGGTGACTGGCTGACCCCGGCGGTTGTGCCGCCCACCGACACCCGCGAGGTGACCGCCTGGATCGAATCCGTGCTGACGGCGTCGAAGTACACCCTGCCGCGCATCGACGACCGCACCCGGCGCATCGATGCCGTGCTGCTGCACCCGGTGTGGGGGACGATCGTCTTCTTCGCGACGATGTTCGCGTTCTTCCAGGTCATCTTCACCGTCGCGGCGCCGCTGCAGGACTACGTGCAGCAGTTCTTCGACTTCCTCGCCGGCCAGGTCTCCGAGCACGTGGACACAGGGTGGCTGGCCAGCTTCCTCGGCGACGCAATGATCGGCGGCGTCGGTGGCGTGTTGGTGTTCCTGCCGCAGATCGCGTTGCTGTTCATACTCATCGCGCTGCTCGAGGGCGTCGGATACATGGCACGCGCAGCGTTCCTGATGGACAAGATCATGTCGACCGCCGGACTCGAGGGCCGGGCGTTCGTCGCACTGCTGTCGTCGCTGGCCTGTGCGATACCCGGGATCATGGCCACCCGTACCCTGCCGTCGACGCGAGATCGGTTGGCCACCATGATGGCCGCACCGCTGATGACGTGCTCCGCGCGGCTGCCGGTGTACATCCTTCTCACCGGGTTGCTGGTGAGCTCGTCGGATCGTGTGGGACCGTTCGGCGCGCAGGGCGTGATCATGTTCGCGCTGTACATCGGTGGGGCCGTGTCGGCGATGGCCACCGCGTGGTTGTTCTCCAAGATCGGTCGGGGGACGGGGCCGCTGCTGCCCTTCTACATGGAGATGCCGCCCTACCGCCTGCCCTCGGTGCGGTCGATGGCGTTGTCCGTGTGGGACGCCTGCCGCGGGTTCGTGCGCAAGGTCGGTGTGATCATCCTGCTGACGACGGCCGCGCTGTGGCTGCTGCTCAACCTGCCGGTCCGTGGCGATGCCGACTTCCGCGCTGCCGGTATCGATCCGAACGATGATTCGGCCACGTCGTCCTACGTCATCGAGCACAGCGCCGGGGCCGCGGTCGGCAAGTTCATCGCGCCTGTCTTCGAGCCCCTGGGCTTCGACTGGCGCATCAACATCGGAATCCTGGCGTCGTTGTCGGCACGGGAGACATTCGTCGCCACGCTCGGCCAGGTCGGTGCGGCCGAGAACCCCGACGATCCGGGCAACGCGCTGGAACAGATGCGGGTGACCGAGGGAGCGCGCGAGGGTGAGCCGCTGTTCACCGCACCTGTGTTGGCCGCACTGATGGTGTTCTTCCTCTATGCGCTGCAGTGCATGTCGACGATCGGTGTCATGCGTCGTGAGTCCGGGACGTGGAAGTGGCCGGCCATCGCGTTCGGGTACATGTTCGTGCTCGCCTGGGTCATGGCGTTTGCGGCACACACCGTCGTGGCGGCGGTGATCTGACGTGATCCCGATCCATCCCGAGACCATCCCCGGCTCGGCGCAGGAACTGCGCTGGGTGATGCCCGCCGGGACCCTGGACTTCGTCGGTGATGTCGTGACCGCGCCTGCATCGATACAGTCGCTTGTCGACTCCGGTGTCATCGCGTCGATGGTCGTCGAGCCGACTGCGGTTCGGATCAGATTGGGCGAGAACCATTCCTGGCGGTCCGATGGCGGCGCTGTCCGTTCCGCCCTCGGTGCCGCACTGACCGAGCCCGGTGCGTGGGCGCCGATCGCCGAGACGCGGCCCGACGACGTCTTGCGGGCCGCGGTGGCCGAGGTCGTGCAGGGAGAGGTCGGGGACTACATCCGTTCGCACGGCGGACGCCTCGACGTCGTGTCGGTCGCCGACGGCAACGTCGCCGTCGCGCTCGGCGGCACGTGCGCTCACTGCCCCGCGTCCGACGTCACCCTCACCGACCGTTTCGAAAACGCTGTGCGCGAACGCTTCCCCGCTCTCGTCGGTGTCACCGCGGCGGCAGACCCCGGTATCGCCGGCGGCCGACGACTGCTCGGACTGTTCCCCAGCCGCCCATGCTGAATGCGCGCGATCGTCAGCAGAGTTTCCCGGTGAGCGGGTAAGTCTGCTGATCGTCAGAGCTCCGGCCACTCCGGTAGGAGCGGTTCGATCGCGGCCAGTTGATCGCGCGTGACCCAGGACGGGTTGCTGCCCTGCGGGAGTTTCAGAACCTCCATGTCGGCCAACGCCGGGATCTCGCGTAGGTCGGTGGCCAACACGCGGTCACCATCGGCGAGCAGGGTGATGTCGGCCGGGGCGACCCACCCGTCGTCGGGGTCCGACCGGGCCTCGCCGGTGATCCAGCCGAGACCCCAGATCCCGCGTGGCCGCGGCCCATCTCCAGGGCCGCTGACCCAGAGCAGCACCCGCTGCCCGCGTCGCATCAGATCCTTGCGGTAGTTGTCGGCCACACAGCGGGACCGGATGGCGATCGATTCGTCGAAGCGCCGCCCGTCGGCCTTGAACACCCACGCCCCGAGGTTCTCCTCGATGATCGCCCGCTTCGCCATCACCCCACCGTGCCACCGACGCGAACCGGCCGCACCCCGCTGGGTAGAACTAGGGGCGCAGGATGCGGCCGGCGAGCGGACGAACCGCTGCTCGCTGGAAAGTCGTTCAGGGTCAGATCACTTCGCGATGAATTCGAGGAGCGCCTTGTTGACCTCGTCGTGATGGGTCCACAGCAGGCCGTGGGGAGCACCCTCGATCTCGATGTACTCCGCATCGGGCAGCGCCTTGGTGAACTCACGGCCGGTCGAGTCGATCGGCAGGATGTTGTCGGCGGTGCCGTGCACGATCAGCGCCGGGACATCGATCTTCTTGATGTCCTCACGGAAGTCGGTGAGCCACGTCGGCTGCGCGGCGACCGATGCCCACGGCGACGCGTTGTACGCGAGCTGGGTGTTGGCGTCGAGCGCCTCCTGGCTCAGGCGGTTGCCGAGGAAGTCGTCGGTGTTGAAGAAGTTCTTGAAGAACTCGGTGAAGAACGCGTAGCGATCGCCCTTGACGGCGTCCAGGAGTCCGTTGAACACGTCCTGTGGGACGCCGGCGGGGTTGTCGTCGGTCTTGAGGAGGTAGGGCTCGAGCGATCCGAGGAAAACGGCCTTCGCGACGCGTGAGGATCCGTACCTGCCGAGGTAGCGGCCCACTTCGCCGGTGCCCATCGAGAATCCGACGAGGACGACCTGGTTCAGGTCGAGCTGATCGAGAACGGCCTTCAGGTCGGCGGCGTAGGTGTCGTAGTCGTGGCCGATGGTCGGACGGCTGGAGCGGCCGAACCCGCGGCGGTCATAGGTGATGACGCGGTACCCGGCGTCGAGCAGCGCCGTGGTCTGACGCTCCCAGGACGAACCGTCGAGCGGGTATCCGTGGATCAGCACGACCGGCTGACCGGTGCCGTGATCCTCGTAGTACAGCTCGATCGGAGCGGAATTCTCGGTTCCCACGGTGGTGACGTAGCCCATGACTGCCTCCTGAAGAAGTGCGATGTCGGTGAGATGAGAACGTCCGTTCTCCATCTGCATGCGACGTTACAGAACGATCGTTCTCCCGGCAAGTACACTCGGTAGATGGACACCACGCGGACCGCGATCCTCGACGCAGCCGACCGGCTGTATTACGAGCGCGGGATCCAGCAGGTCGGCATCGACGAACTGCGGAGCGCATCCGGCGTCTCGCTCAAGCGGCTCTACAGCGAGTTCCCGGGCAAGAACGCGATCGTTCTGGCGGTGCTCGAGCGCAGGCACGCGATGTGGGTCGAGGGCCTCGATGTCGCCGCGCGCGGTGAGGAATCGCCGCGCGGCAAGCTGCTGGCGATCTTCGACTTCCTCGCCGACTGGTTCATCACCGACCAGTTCCGTGGGTGCGCGTTCATCAACGCGTTCGGCGAGCTCGGCGGGTCGTCGCCGGAGATAGCGACTGTCGCGCGCGCGCACAAACAGAGCTTCCAGGACTACGTGGACTCCCTCGTCGCCGATGCCGGTGGCACCATCCCCCTGGCGCGCCAGCTCGTCCTGCTCGCCGAGGGCGCACAGACCACCTCGGCGATCAGCGGACGACCCGAGGCGGCAGTGCACGCCAAGGCCGCTGCGGCCGTTCTCATCTCGGCCGCGTTGGACTGACCGCAGGGACCGAGCTCAGAGGTCGCCGGTGAGGAACTGGGCCACGCCGTTGCCGAACGACCAGTCCGCCTGCGTGTTCTCGACGACCGAGACGATGAGATCGGCACCGGCCAGGCCGCACTCGTCGTGGAGTCGGTCGGCCAGCGCTCGGTAGGTCGCCTGCTTCTGGTCCGAGGTGCGTCCCTGCTGGACGATCTGGATCAGGACGATGTCGTCGGTGCGTTCGAGCCCGAGTCCGGTGTCCTCGGCGATGATGTGGCCCGGCTTGTGCTCGCTGATCAGCTGGTACCGATCGCGGGGAGGGGCGGCGAAGTGCTCACGCAGCACCTCCTGCACGACGTCGGCGATGCGCCGTACGGCGGCCGCGTCGCGGCGATCCTCGATCAGATGAATGTGGACGAGTGGCACGGCGGATCGTCTCCTCGGTTGGGGTCACAGGAGGCAACTGTCGCCGCGCGGCCGGCATTCCGCCGGTCACCCCGACGTGGACTGATTCGCCGCCCACTCCGCGACGCGCCGCTCGCTCTCCTCGGCAGACAGGTCTTCCACCCGTGTCATCACCGACCACCGGACACCGAACGGATCGAGGATGGATGCGAAGCGGTCACCGGAGACGAAGGTGGTCGCCTCCTCGCGGATCGTCGCCCCGGCCGCCATCGCACGTGCGACGACGGAATCGGTGTCGGTCACGTAGATCGCCAGCGAGTAGACCACCGGCGCACCGGCATCGGGCGCGACCAGTCCGTAGTCGGCCATCGGCTCACCCAGCGTCAGGCGGCCCAGCGGGAACCCGAGCTCGGCATGGGCCACCACCCCACCCATCTCGGTCACCGAGTCCACCTCGGCCCCGAACACGTCTCGATAGAATTCAATCGCCGCACGCGCCGGCGTCACGACGATGTGTGGCGTCAGTGAGCTCGACCCGTTCGGGCGACCCTCGACGGTGTGGTGTCCGGTTGCGGCAGCGGTGTTCTCGGTCATGTACCCATCCTCGGCCGCTCGACGGGCGTGGTCTTGAACATTTCCGACAGATGCGGAGGTGACGATGTGACCGACGGCCCTGAACTCGGTGTCGCGAACCGCGGGCACATCAACGCCGGCTCGCCGGCCACCGTGTTCGACCGATACCCCATCGGACTGCCCGATCTCGTGCGCCAGGTGTGGACGGTGCGCTACTCCGTCCCGGACGAGCCACTGCATCAGCGGGTCCTGGGCTACCCGGCGGTGAACGTGGTGTTCGAGCCCACCGTCGCCGCCCTCTACGGACCGCAGCAGCGGGTCGGCGTGCGCACGCTCACCGGTGACGGCTGGGCCGTCGGACTCCTGTTCCGGCCGGCGGCCACCCCGCTGCTCACCGACACCCACGCCGTCGAGCTGGTCGGCGCCGAAGAACCGATCTCGATCCCGGATCACCATCGGATCGCCGTGGAGATGTCCCGGATCATGGACCGCCCGCGTGATGCCGCTGTCGACCGCGCCGAGATCACCGAGATCATGCGGTCGTGGCTGGAGCCGGTGGCCGAGAAGGTCACCGAAGCGGGACACCTCGCCAACCACGCCTCACAGATCGCCGAGATGCGCGACGACATCCTCACCACTTCGGCCCTGGCCGACGAGGTCCACGCGTCGACCCGCACCGTCGAACGCGTGGTTCGCGAGCACACCGGTTTCGGGCCGAAGTGGCTGATCGAGTGCCGCCGGATGCAGCGGGCCGCGACCACCCTGTTCGCCCACCCCGACACGGCCCTGGCCGGACTCGCCGCCGATCTCGGCTTCGCCGACCACGCGCACTTCTCCCGGCGCTACCGGTCGATTGTCGGCGAGACCCCCGACGAGACCCGTCGCGCCGGTCGGGCTGCGGGCACCTAGCGGGCACCTAGGTCCGTCGATCAGGCCGGGGAGGTCTCCGCGGCCTCCGCCTGCGCCGTGGCCTCGACCGCACCGGACCACGCCACGGTGACCGCTCCGACGACCGCCGCGATGAATCCGATGACCGCGAGCCAGGCCAGTCCCTGCACCGTCTCGTCGCCCAGGAAGATCACGCCGATCACGCCGGGTACGACGGTCTCACCGACGACGAGGGCCGCGGTCGCCCCGTTGACCGACCCCAGCTGCAGCGCGACGGTGTGCAGATAGAAACCCGCGCCGCCCGACAGCGCCAGCGCATAGAGGGCGGGATCGCTCAGCAGCGAGGACACGCTGAACGGATCGAGGCCGTCGAGCACGCGCACCGAGATGGCCACCGCGCCGAAGAGGGCACCGGCGGCGAGGCCGGCCGCGATCGCGGCACGCGAACCGAGTAGGCGCACCAGCGCCACCGACACCACGACCAGCGCGACGGTGGCCCCGAGCAGCACCCAGTGGAACAGCATCGATTCCGTCTCGCGCGGGTTCTCCTTGGCCGACAACCCGAGTGCGCACAGCGCGGCGAGGACCACGCCGATCGCGATCCAGTCCCGTGCGTGCAGCCGGATCCCCAGGACGAAGATGCCGAGGATCGCGGTGATCACGAGGTTCGCGCTGATGATGGTCTGCGAGAGGAACAACGGCGCCAGACGGGCGGAGACCGCACCGCCGACGAACCCGAGGACGTCGAGCGCGGTGCCGATGATGAAGTACAGGGTCAGCATCGCCAGGACGGTCGAACGCAGTGTGGGCGCGCCGGTCTCGGTCTTCAGCCCGGTCTCACCCCGGGCCAACGCGGCGTCGTGCGAACTGCGTGCGCCGTGCGCCTGGAGCACCGACGACACGCCGTAGGCGATCGAGGCGAAGAGAGCGGCGAGAACTCCGGCGATCAGCATCGGACCATCATGGCGCGATCACGGCCGCAGGACGTCGGTTCCGACCAACCCAGCCAACGCCTCCGGCAGCACCACGCTGCCGTCGGGCTGCTGATGGTTCTCCAGGATCGCCACGATCCAGCGCGTGGTGGCCAGCGTCCCGTTGAGCGTCGCGGCGGTCTGGGGCTTGCCCGCCTCGTCGCGGTAGCGGACGGACAGCCGCCGCGCCTGATACGTGGTGCAGTTCGACGTCGAGGTCAGCTCTCGGTAGGTGTTCTGCGTGGGAACCCATGCCTCGCAGTCGAACTTGCGCGCTGCAGACGATCCGAGATCGCCACCCGCGGTGTCGATGACGCGGTAGGGGACGTCGATCGCCGCGAGCATCTCCTTCTGCCACCCCAGCAGCTTCTGGTGCTCGGCCTCGGCGTCCTCGGGCTTGCAGTAGACGAAGCCCTCGACCTTGTCGAACTGGTGCACGCGGATGATGCCGCGGGTGTCCTTGCCGTAACTGCCGGCCTCGCGCCGGAAGCAGCTCGACCATCCCGCATAGCGTTTCGGCCCCGACGACAGGTCGAGGATCTCGTTCATGTGGTACCCGGCCATGGGCACCTCGGACGTGCCGACGAGGTAGAGGTCGTCGTCGGGCAGGTGGTAGATCTCCGCGGAGTGCGCGCCGAGGAACCCGGTCCCCTCCATGACCTCCGGGCGCACCAGCACCGGCGGGATCATCATGGTGAACCCGTTGGCCGTGGCGAGCCGCGCCGCGAGCTGCAGGAGCGCGAGCTGGAGCAGCGCGCCGTTGCCGGTCAGGAAGTAAAAGCGTGAGCCGGACACCTTGGCGCCGCGCTCCATGTCGAGCAGGCCGAGCGACTCACCGATCTCGAGGTGGTCCTTCGGGTCGGCGATCTCGGTGGGCTCACCGACATGCTCGAGGACCACATAGTCGTCCTCACCGCCCGCGGGCGCCGGGTCGGCGACGATGTTGCCGATCGCCCGGTGCGCCGCGGTCATCGCAGCCTGCGCGTCGGCCTCGGTGGACGACGCGGCCTTGACCCGGTCGGCCAATTCTTTGCCCTGCGCGAGCAACGCGGGCCGCTCGTCGGCGGAGGCCTTGCCCACCTGTTTGCCGAGCGTCTTCTGCTCGGACCGCAGGGCATCCGCCTCGGCGATCGCGGCGCGACGCGACGTGTCGGCGTCGAGCAGGGTGTCGACGAGTCCGGGGTCCTCCCCACGCTTGCGCTGAGAAGTGCGTACGAGGTCCGGGTCGTCCCGCAGAATCTTGAGGTCGATCACGCTGAGAACCCTACTGCGGCCGCTCACGCTGCATTCGCGACGCCCACAGCGTCGCGTAGTCCTCGCGACCGAACATCACGGCCGCGTCGCGCGCGGTGGGCGTACCTGCATCCGGGCTGGCCCCCGCGGAGACCAGCGCGCCCACCACGTCGTCATGTGACTTGAACACCGCACCCGCCAACGGCGTCTGATTCTTGTCGTTGGGCCGGTCGACGTCCGCGCCGAGCCCCAACAACGCGGTCACCGCCTCGGCGTGCCCGTGATAGGCCGCCAACATCAGCAGAGTGTCGCCGGTCTGGTTGGTCAGGTTCACCGGCACACCGGCCTGCACGTACGACACCAGCGAGGCGGTGTCGCCGGAACGGGCCATGTCGAACAGCCGACCGGCGAGCTCGGCGAGCTCGGGATCGTCGACCGCGTCGGGACGGTTGGCATCGTCGAAGCTCATGACTCCACTATGACCCCCGAGATCGAACAGGCATCATGGACGTCGATGTCCACACCCCCCGACCCCACAGACTCCGGATCCGCACACCGCTTCGGATGGCTCCGGGCCCATCCCCTGCGCACGGTCCTCGCGGCCATCGTGCTGGGCGCGATCGTCTGCGGCGGCATCGTGTTGCTCACCAACTCCGACTCCGACACCGGCGCCGTCGCCAAGACCGACATCGGTGCCGACGACCGCGGTCCGGCCAAGAACGCGTTCAACCAGTCCGTGGCCGGCGACTGCCTCACCTGGCCGTCGGGCAACCCGGGCAAGCCCAGCAAGATCGGGTGTGGCGGCGAGCACCTCTTCGAGGTGGCGGGGTCGATCGACACCAGCGTCTATCCGGGCAGCCAGTTCGGCAAGAAGGCCCCATGGCCCGGTACCCAGAAGTTCGTCGCCCTGCGCGACCAGAACTGCCCGGCGCAGGTCCGCTCGTACCTGAACGGCCGGTTCGACCCGAACGGCCGGTTCTCGGTCGGGATGATGTACCCGTCGCAGGCGCAGTGGGACGACGGTGAACGCACCCTGCGGTGCGGGGTGCAGTACACGAACTCGGCCGGCGAGCTGATGCCGTTCCTCGGCCGCGTCGCCGACCAGGACCAGGCGCTGCAGTGGGCCCCTGGCACCTGCATCGGGATCAACCAGCAGACCCGCCAGCCCACCGACCCCGTCGACTGCGCCGAACAGCACGCCTTCCAGGTGACCGGTCTGGTGAATCTCGGGACCCGGTTCGGCGCCGCGGGCTCCGGTCGCCCCTGGCCCACCGTCGCCCAGCAGAACGCCTACCTGACCTCGACCTGCCCGGGGATCACCAACACCTTCCTGGGTGGTCGCGCGGCGTTCACCAAGACCACCCTCAACGTCCAGTGGTCGACGGTCAGTCAGGTCAGCTGGCTGACCGGGACCCGCACCGCCGTCTGCTACATCGGCCTGCCGGACGAGAAGGGCTTCGCGACGCTCGTCGGCGACGCGAAGGGCGGACTGCTCATCAACGGCAAGGTCCCGGCGCCGCCGCCGGCCGAGCCGCCGGGCCGCCTCAACCCGACCCCGGTCCCCAACGCACCCGGACTGCAACCCAACCCCACCGAACTCCCCGCCCCGGTCGGCTGAGTCGGTGCCGGTCTCGATGACCGAGCGCGAGTTCGAGGAACTCGTGTCGGACGCGCTGGACACCATCCCCACCGAGCTCGCCGAGGCGATGAACAACGTCGTCGTGCTGGTCGACGGCCATCATCCCGAGGAGCCCGACCTGCTCGGTCTGTACGAGGGGGTCGCGCTCACCGACCGCGACACGATGTACGCCGGGGCGCTGCCCGACACGATCACCATCTATCGCGAACCGCTGTTGGCGATGTGTTCCGACCGCGACCAGGTGATCGACGAGGTCGCCATCACCGTGGTCCACGAGATCGCCCACCACTTCGGCATCGACGACGCATGGCTACACGCGCACGGCTGGGGCTGAGGGCCATGCATCGCCGGCTCGCGATCTGCGTCCTCGCCACGATCACGCTGGTGTCAGCGGCCTGCGGAGACGACGCACGCCCGTCTGCCGCATCGACGAGGCCATCCGCGCAGACCACGACATCCTTGGTCCGGGATGCCCCATCTCCCGCCTCGACCACCACACCAGCGGCCGAACTAGTCACCGCCGTCACCGCCTATGTTCGGGCCCGCAACGGAACTGATCCGCAGGCCTATCGCGATTCGATGTGCGCGTCGGTACGTGATGCCGCCGCGATCCGGCAGCCGAAGGTCGCGGTGGTGGTGGATCGTGTCGATGACGTGCGCGTCGACGGTCGGACCGCCACGGTCACGGTGGACCTCGGTTACTCCGTCACGCCGGGCGAGATCCTCCACTCGGTCCGCGGAGTCGAATGGACCTTCCTTCGGGAGGGCGATCAGTGGAAACAGTGCTCTCCGCCTGCTTTCGGCAGCGCGACCGGCTGAGGGCCGGTCTATCAGCCCATCGGGTCGCTGGTGCGGGTTCCCTCGGTCGGGCGGGTGGGGACGTCGCCACCCCAGTGCACGCAATCCCAGGATCCACCGCTGTGGCTGAGTTCGATCGAGCCGGTGTTGGGCAGGGCGTGCTCGAGCGCGTAGTTCTCGTCGACGTTCGCGAGGTGCGCGGCCACCAACCGAATCGCCGCGCCGTGACTCACCACGTATATGTCCGGGGCCTCCGGGTCGGTCAGGTGAGTGACGCGGAGCCGTTCGATCACCGGCAGGTAGCGGTCGAAGAGCGTGTCGAGGGTGTCGCTGTTGCCGATGGACAGGTCGGTCATCCCGGCGTACCACTGCTTGATCAGGTCGGCGAAGCCGTCGACGGACGGCTTGTCGTTGCGGTCCTCGAGGTCGCCGACCTGCACCTCGTGGATGCCCTCGATCGGTTGTGCCTCGATCCCCCAGACCGACCCGATCAGGTCGGCGGTCTCGCGGGCACGCCGCGCGTACGAGCAGTACAGCGCGCCCGGCGCAGCGCGGGGACGTTCCAGCGCGAACCGCACGGCCTGTCGCGCACCGAAATCGGTGAGACCGGCGCCGGGCAGGCGGGTGTCCAGGCGCGCCATGACGTTCGAGGTGGTCTGGCCGTGCCGGACCAGGTGCAGCGAGCCCATCAGCTCCGCCCGTTCCGCAACGACTCGACCCAGGCCTGCGAGGTGCTGTGGTCAGGGGGAGCCGCACCGTTGCCGCGGGCGGCGGGCCAGGATCCGAGGAAGGTCACGTTTCGAGCGTAGGCATGTAGCGCGGCGAGCGCCTCGGTCATCGCGGCGTCGTCGATGTGCCCGGCCGCGTCGAGGTAGAAGTAGTAGCCCCGCTCGCTGCGACGAGGGCGCGATTCGATGCGGGTCAGATCGATTCCGCGACCGGCGAATTCGCTCATCGCCCGCATCAACGACCCCGGCTCGTTCGCCAGGTCGAGGACGACCGACGTGCGGTCGTCACCGGTGCGCGGCGGCACCGGTGCGGGTTGACCGAGCAACACGAAACGTGTCGTCGCATCGGCGGAGTCGGCGACACCGTCGGCGATGACGGTCAGCCCGTGCATCCGGGCGGCCAGCGCCGTGGTCAGCGCGGCGTCGGCCCGGCCCTGCGCCACATCGGCCGCGGCCGCGGCGTTCGACGCCGCCGGGATGATCCGTGCCGACGGGTAGAGGCGTTCCAGGCTCTCGCGGGTCTGGCCCGCGGCGACGGGATAGGCCGCGACGGTGGTGATCGCGTCGGTGTCGGCGCGGGTCGCGACGGTGAACGCGATGTCGAGAACGGTCTCGGCGAAGATCTGCACGCGACTGCCCGCGACGAGCGCATCCATGGTCGCCGGAACGGCGCCCTCCACCGAACTCTCCATCGGCACACACCCGAAATCGACAGCGCCCGTTCGCACCAGATCGATCACCGCGGGCGGACTGCTCGCCGACCGGCGGATGGAGTCGGCGGCGATCTCGGGATGTCCGTGTGCGGGGACGACCTCGTCGAGCAGTCGGTCCAACGCCATCTCGGTGAACGTCCCGGACGGACCGAAGTAGGCGATGGCGGACACCTCGTCAGACTAATGCACCGTTTGCCAGGCCCCGGATTTCAGTTTAGGTTAGGGTTACCTTAATCAAATTTCGATCGCTCCTACCACCACGAGGTACGCCATGGCCGAGACCATCACCGCCCGCCCGACCGACGCCGAGTCGATCCGCACGGCGTGTATGCGGGTCACTGCGGCGATGGTCGCGATCGAGGGCGCCGAACCGTCCCCGGTGACGATGGTCCACCTCTTCGACGGCCAGGCGTTCCTGCTCATCGGATC contains:
- the pheA gene encoding prephenate dehydratase encodes the protein MSAIAYFGPSGTFTEMALDRLLDEVVPAHGHPEIAADSIRRSASSPPAVIDLVRTGAVDFGCVPMESSVEGAVPATMDALVAGSRVQIFAETVLDIAFTVATRADTDAITTVAAYPVAAGQTRESLERLYPSARIIPAASNAAAAADVAQGRADAALTTALAARMHGLTVIADGVADSADATTRFVLLGQPAPVPPRTGDDRTSVVLDLANEPGSLMRAMSEFAGRGIDLTRIESRPRRSERGYYFYLDAAGHIDDAAMTEALAALHAYARNVTFLGSWPAARGNGAAPPDHSTSQAWVESLRNGRS
- a CDS encoding metallopeptidase family protein yields the protein MTEREFEELVSDALDTIPTELAEAMNNVVVLVDGHHPEEPDLLGLYEGVALTDRDTMYAGALPDTITIYREPLLAMCSDRDQVIDEVAITVVHEIAHHFGIDDAWLHAHGWG
- a CDS encoding histidine phosphatase family protein — translated: MGSLHLVRHGQTTSNVMARLDTRLPGAGLTDFGARQAVRFALERPRAAPGALYCSYARRARETADLIGSVWGIEAQPIEGIHEVQVGDLEDRNDKPSVDGFADLIKQWYAGMTDLSIGNSDTLDTLFDRYLPVIERLRVTHLTDPEAPDIYVVSHGAAIRLVAAHLANVDENYALEHALPNTGSIELSHSGGSWDCVHWGGDVPTRPTEGTRTSDPMG
- a CDS encoding Rv0361 family membrane protein, with the translated sequence MATRARLGLRAMHRRLAICVLATITLVSAACGDDARPSAASTRPSAQTTTSLVRDAPSPASTTTPAAELVTAVTAYVRARNGTDPQAYRDSMCASVRDAAAIRQPKVAVVVDRVDDVRVDGRTATVTVDLGYSVTPGEILHSVRGVEWTFLREGDQWKQCSPPAFGSATG